From Haloglomus litoreum, the proteins below share one genomic window:
- a CDS encoding PUA domain-containing protein encodes MTDEELHRLRRVAAYQFGAGAEDLFRGDEGVQRTSSGRPRQVATADESRRLVSFGTDGRFTLGVAGGRRLQALDAPANRVAVNAESVPFVREGSNAFAKFVVGVGPDIRPGDEVLVVHGGPTVGEGVDLDAADAPAEAGADEAEQLLAVGRAELPASGMVDFETGMAVKVRDGADD; translated from the coding sequence ATCACCGACGAGGAACTCCACCGGCTCCGGCGGGTCGCCGCCTACCAGTTCGGCGCCGGTGCCGAGGACCTCTTTCGTGGTGACGAGGGCGTCCAGCGCACGAGTTCGGGCCGGCCACGACAGGTCGCCACCGCCGACGAGTCCCGCCGACTCGTCTCGTTCGGCACGGACGGCCGGTTCACGCTGGGTGTCGCGGGCGGCCGCCGGCTCCAGGCCCTCGACGCGCCTGCCAACCGCGTCGCGGTGAACGCCGAGTCCGTCCCGTTCGTCCGCGAGGGGTCGAACGCCTTCGCGAAGTTCGTCGTCGGCGTCGGGCCCGACATCCGACCCGGTGACGAGGTGCTCGTGGTCCACGGTGGCCCGACGGTCGGTGAGGGTGTCGACCTCGACGCCGCGGACGCGCCCGCCGAGGCCGGCGCCGACGAGGCCGAGCAGTTGCTCGCCGTCGGGCGCGCGGAACTCCCCGCCTCGGGGATGGTCGACTTCGAGACGGGGATGGCGGTGAAGGTCCGGGACGGCGCGGACGACTGA
- the argS gene encoding arginine--tRNA ligase: MYLSFRESVREAVADALDAAGYPTDDLGVEDPPDGVDATLASSVAFRLASEAGAPPPQVASELTEHIDAADYEYIAAVRAQGPYLNFFTDDAYLADTLQGATAPDWGHLPDRGVDLVVEHTSANPTGPVHVGRARNPIIGDAVANVLDAAGYDVDRHYYVNDAGRQMAVFTWAYETFDEGELPEPERPRAEYEMVRYYRKGNDFLENADPARVDEAEAEIEAILQGLEEGDEATYERVSEVVDTVLGGMQECLARLPAEFDEFVKETRFMRDGTTDDVVARLKDLDCAVYEEDAWQLDLPDFEKNLVFLRSDGTSLYTTRDLAHHEWKFDNYDRAVTVLGEDHKLQAGQLRAALDLLGNDTDQLRNVIYSYVDLPEGGMSTRKGTGVDLDDLLDESINRAREEVEDRLEGRLRDDDLDEEDVERIARQVGIGAVRYDIVSKQPTKGITFEWERALDFEAQSAPYVQYVHARCCGILGEAGLAIEDTEVGDVDASVLDTPEERDLLHVIARLEGVVDRAAADLEPHRVATYTREFAETFNAFYRECPVLNAEDEEVREARLALVAASRHTVANALSMLGVAAPESM, translated from the coding sequence ATGTACCTGTCATTCCGCGAGTCCGTCCGCGAGGCCGTCGCGGACGCGCTCGACGCCGCGGGCTACCCGACCGACGACCTCGGGGTGGAGGACCCACCGGACGGGGTGGACGCCACGCTCGCCTCGAGTGTCGCCTTCCGCCTGGCGAGCGAGGCGGGGGCCCCGCCGCCGCAGGTCGCGAGTGAACTCACCGAGCACATCGACGCCGCCGACTACGAGTACATCGCCGCGGTCCGCGCACAGGGCCCGTACCTCAACTTCTTCACCGACGACGCGTACCTCGCCGATACGCTCCAGGGCGCCACGGCACCGGACTGGGGCCATCTTCCCGACCGCGGGGTCGACCTCGTCGTCGAGCACACCTCCGCGAACCCGACCGGCCCGGTCCACGTCGGCCGCGCGCGCAACCCCATCATCGGCGACGCCGTCGCGAACGTGCTGGACGCCGCGGGCTACGACGTCGACCGGCACTACTACGTCAACGACGCAGGCCGGCAGATGGCGGTCTTCACCTGGGCCTACGAGACCTTCGACGAGGGCGAGTTGCCCGAGCCCGAGCGGCCTCGTGCGGAGTACGAGATGGTCCGCTACTACCGCAAGGGCAACGACTTCCTCGAGAACGCCGACCCTGCCCGCGTCGACGAGGCCGAGGCCGAGATCGAGGCCATCCTCCAGGGGCTCGAGGAGGGCGACGAGGCGACCTACGAGCGCGTGAGCGAGGTCGTCGATACGGTGCTGGGTGGGATGCAGGAGTGTCTCGCGCGCCTGCCGGCGGAGTTCGACGAGTTCGTCAAGGAGACGCGGTTCATGCGCGACGGCACCACCGACGACGTCGTCGCGCGGCTGAAGGACCTCGACTGCGCCGTCTACGAGGAGGACGCCTGGCAACTCGACCTGCCGGACTTCGAGAAGAACCTCGTCTTCCTCCGCTCGGACGGGACCTCGCTGTACACGACGCGGGACCTCGCCCACCACGAGTGGAAGTTCGACAACTACGACCGCGCCGTCACCGTCCTCGGCGAGGACCACAAGCTCCAGGCCGGACAGCTCCGCGCCGCGCTGGACCTGCTGGGCAACGACACCGACCAGTTGCGCAACGTCATCTACTCCTACGTCGACCTTCCCGAGGGCGGGATGAGCACGCGCAAGGGGACCGGCGTGGACCTCGATGACCTGCTCGACGAGTCCATCAACCGGGCCCGCGAGGAGGTCGAGGACCGCCTGGAGGGCCGCCTGCGCGACGACGACCTCGACGAAGAGGACGTCGAGCGCATCGCCCGGCAGGTGGGCATCGGCGCCGTCCGCTACGACATCGTCAGCAAGCAGCCCACCAAGGGCATCACCTTCGAGTGGGAGCGCGCGCTCGACTTCGAGGCCCAGTCCGCGCCCTACGTCCAGTACGTCCACGCGCGCTGCTGTGGCATCCTCGGCGAGGCCGGCCTCGCCATCGAGGACACCGAGGTGGGCGATGTTGACGCAAGCGTCCTCGACACGCCCGAGGAGCGCGACCTGCTCCACGTCATCGCCCGGCTGGAGGGTGTCGTCGACCGCGCGGCCGCCGACCTCGAACCGCACCGCGTCGCCACCTACACCCGCGAGTTCGCCGAGACGTTCAATGCGTTCTATCGGGAGTGCCCGGTCCTGAACGCCGAGGACGAGGAGGTGCGCGAGGCCCGCCTCGCGCTCGTGGCGGCCTCGCGGCACACCGTCGCCAACGCGCTGTCGATGCTCGGCGTGGCGGCGCCGGAGTCGATGTAG
- a CDS encoding ABC transporter ATP-binding protein, with amino-acid sequence MPENAIIRGENVVKEYETGDTVVRALKGIDFGIGPADFVAVVGPSGSGKSTLLNLLGLLDVPTSGTVRLRDEDVATFSDARATRERKRTIGFVFQQFYLIPTLTALENVEMPRMLDRTPKRTRERARALLERVGLGERLDHYPDELSGGQKQRVAVARALINDPAILLADEPTGNLDRETGDSILDLFDELRAEEDVAVVTVTHDDYVAAAADRVVNLVDGEVRDDAPMATEPGGGA; translated from the coding sequence ATCCCCGAGAACGCGATCATCAGGGGCGAGAACGTCGTCAAGGAGTACGAGACCGGCGACACCGTCGTCCGGGCGCTGAAGGGAATCGACTTCGGCATCGGTCCGGCCGACTTCGTCGCGGTCGTCGGCCCCTCCGGCAGCGGGAAGTCCACGCTGCTGAACCTGCTGGGGCTGCTCGACGTGCCCACCAGCGGCACCGTCCGCCTCCGGGACGAGGACGTGGCGACGTTCTCGGATGCGCGTGCCACGAGGGAGCGCAAGCGGACCATCGGCTTCGTCTTCCAGCAGTTCTACCTCATCCCGACGCTGACCGCGCTGGAGAACGTCGAGATGCCGCGGATGCTCGACCGGACCCCGAAGCGGACCCGCGAGCGCGCACGGGCGCTGCTGGAGCGGGTCGGGCTGGGCGAGCGGCTGGACCACTACCCCGACGAGCTGTCGGGCGGGCAGAAGCAGCGCGTCGCCGTCGCCCGTGCGCTCATCAACGACCCCGCCATCCTGCTGGCCGACGAGCCGACCGGCAACCTCGACCGGGAGACCGGCGACAGCATCCTCGACCTGTTCGACGAGCTCCGGGCCGAGGAGGACGTCGCGGTCGTGACGGTCACCCACGACGACTACGTCGCGGCGGCGGCCGACCGGGTGGTGAACCTCGTCGACGGCGAGGTCCGGGACGATGCGCCCATGGCGACCGAGCCGGGTGGTGGGGCGTGA
- a CDS encoding ABC transporter permease, protein MSWLYRLTGRVPSVVIARRNITRAKTRSALAAAAILIGVVAIGTIGAGGAAFKQSQLNSIQEQGATNVFVAPGFDKPERYFDREDLLAIEETVGPAGVVATQSASREVVGRAGRRESVSVTFIEDVRPLYTVQQGAIPENWRRSAVVSAEFAAERGLSPDDRITLVREEQTGGETVERKRTYRVTAVLAETQGFGVTGVYLPIEQAEDRRYSQVRVTTRSADEAEAAATALRERFNDRKDILLVFELTSLLRLLRTIIDGINVFLAGLGSLSLLVAGVAIMNTMLMAVLKRREEIGVLRAVGYTQRDVVRILLMESAMLGAIGAVLGLGLSLLVVLAANAVFLGDPLAFTAESAGYLVAAVGFGIATSLVAGAYPAWRAARERPVEALRG, encoded by the coding sequence GTGAGCTGGCTCTACCGCCTGACGGGCCGGGTCCCGTCGGTCGTCATCGCCCGGCGGAACATCACGCGGGCGAAGACGCGGTCGGCGCTGGCCGCCGCGGCCATCCTCATCGGCGTGGTCGCCATCGGCACCATCGGCGCGGGCGGGGCGGCGTTCAAGCAGAGCCAGCTCAACTCCATCCAGGAGCAGGGCGCCACCAACGTCTTCGTCGCGCCCGGCTTCGACAAGCCCGAGCGCTACTTCGACCGCGAGGACCTGCTCGCCATCGAGGAGACGGTCGGCCCGGCGGGGGTGGTCGCCACGCAGAGCGCCTCGCGGGAGGTGGTCGGACGCGCCGGCCGCCGCGAGTCGGTCTCGGTCACGTTCATCGAGGACGTCAGGCCGCTGTACACCGTCCAGCAGGGGGCGATACCGGAGAACTGGCGCCGGAGTGCGGTCGTCTCCGCCGAGTTCGCGGCCGAGCGCGGCCTCTCGCCGGACGACCGCATCACGCTCGTCCGCGAGGAGCAGACCGGGGGCGAGACCGTCGAGCGGAAACGGACCTACCGCGTCACCGCCGTCCTGGCCGAGACCCAGGGGTTCGGCGTGACCGGTGTGTACCTCCCCATCGAGCAGGCCGAGGACCGCCGGTACAGCCAGGTGCGGGTCACCACCCGGTCGGCCGACGAGGCCGAGGCCGCCGCGACGGCGCTCCGCGAGCGGTTCAACGACCGGAAGGACATCCTGCTCGTATTCGAGCTCACCTCGCTGCTCCGCCTGCTCCGGACCATCATCGACGGCATCAACGTCTTCCTCGCCGGGCTGGGGTCGCTCTCGCTGCTCGTCGCCGGTGTCGCCATCATGAACACGATGCTGATGGCGGTGCTGAAGCGGCGCGAGGAGATCGGCGTCCTCCGGGCGGTCGGCTACACCCAGCGCGACGTGGTCCGCATCCTGCTGATGGAGTCGGCGATGCTGGGGGCCATCGGCGCCGTCCTCGGCCTGGGGCTCTCCCTGCTCGTCGTGCTGGCCGCGAACGCCGTCTTCCTCGGGGACCCGCTGGCCTTCACCGCCGAGTCGGCCGGCTACCTGGTCGCAGCGGTGGGGTTCGGCATCGCGACGAGCCTCGTCGCCGGGGCCTACCCGGCGTGGCGTGCGGCCCGTGAGCGCCCGGTCGAGGCGCTCCGCGGGTGA
- a CDS encoding amidase, translated as MTDTFQSAVDIARDVRAGDRSAVDIVEPFLDRITERGDATNAFVTVLAGRARERAADVDEQVERGEDPGPLAGVPLAVKDLTESIEGVRHTYGLAPLDDNVADRTTVTVRRLEDAGAVVVGTTNTPELGHTPLTYNELQGPTATPFDLERNAGGSSGGSAAALADGLTVLATGSDVGGSLRNPASCCGVVSIKPSFGLVPKETRPDAFYSHSPFGVLGPMARSVADAGLMLDVLAGQDDVDPFSVPSDGDYAEAAAGGVPAAEFSVGYSADLDRFAVEGAVRDACREAVDALADAGADVEDAAVGGPSKGDMTFDYGKQATVFFATIVDRLEDEHPDLDIEGEHAGEVSPTLLNTLGMGRGHGADDFMDANVGRTAFYDAVEDALAGRDALAVPVLATPPLPLEGSFPNEIDGENVAGLPMDWMLSWPFNMSGHPVVTVPAGLTDDGLPVGLQLVGHRYDEERLLALAAAYEDANPWSYPDA; from the coding sequence ATGACGGACACCTTCCAGTCGGCCGTCGACATCGCCCGCGACGTCCGCGCCGGCGACCGGTCGGCCGTCGACATCGTCGAGCCGTTCCTCGACCGCATCACCGAGCGCGGCGACGCCACCAACGCCTTCGTGACCGTCCTCGCGGGACGGGCCCGCGAGCGCGCCGCCGACGTCGACGAACAGGTCGAGCGGGGCGAGGACCCCGGGCCCCTGGCGGGCGTCCCGCTCGCGGTGAAGGACCTCACCGAGAGCATCGAGGGGGTGCGCCACACGTACGGGCTGGCCCCACTCGACGACAACGTGGCCGACCGGACCACCGTGACCGTCCGGCGGCTGGAGGACGCGGGCGCGGTCGTCGTCGGGACGACCAACACGCCCGAACTCGGCCACACGCCGCTGACGTACAACGAACTGCAGGGCCCGACCGCGACGCCGTTCGACCTGGAGCGCAACGCGGGGGGCTCCTCGGGCGGGTCGGCGGCCGCGCTCGCCGACGGCCTCACCGTCCTCGCCACCGGGAGCGACGTGGGGGGCTCGCTCCGGAACCCTGCCTCCTGTTGTGGCGTCGTCTCGATCAAGCCCTCGTTCGGCCTCGTCCCGAAGGAGACGCGCCCGGACGCCTTCTACTCGCACTCCCCGTTCGGCGTGCTCGGGCCGATGGCCCGGAGCGTCGCGGACGCCGGCCTGATGCTGGACGTCCTCGCCGGGCAGGACGACGTGGACCCGTTCTCGGTGCCGAGCGACGGCGACTACGCGGAGGCGGCTGCGGGCGGTGTCCCGGCGGCGGAGTTCAGCGTCGGCTACTCGGCGGACCTCGACCGGTTCGCCGTCGAGGGAGCGGTGCGCGACGCCTGCCGCGAGGCCGTGGACGCACTCGCCGACGCGGGCGCCGACGTCGAGGACGCGGCGGTCGGCGGGCCGTCGAAGGGCGACATGACGTTCGACTACGGGAAGCAGGCGACGGTCTTCTTCGCCACCATCGTCGACCGCCTGGAGGACGAGCACCCGGACCTCGACATCGAGGGCGAGCACGCGGGCGAGGTCTCGCCCACGTTGCTCAACACGCTCGGGATGGGTCGGGGCCACGGTGCCGACGACTTCATGGACGCGAACGTCGGCCGGACGGCGTTCTACGACGCCGTCGAGGACGCCCTGGCGGGCCGGGACGCGCTCGCGGTGCCCGTGCTGGCGACGCCGCCCCTCCCGCTCGAGGGGAGCTTCCCCAACGAGATCGACGGCGAGAACGTCGCCGGCCTGCCGATGGACTGGATGCTCTCCTGGCCGTTCAACATGAGCGGCCACCCCGTCGTGACCGTCCCGGCCGGCCTCACCGACGACGGCCTGCCGGTCGGCCTGCAGCTGGTCGGTCACCGCTACGACGAGGAGCGCCTGCTCGCGCTGGCGGCCGCGTACGAGGACGCGAACCCCTGGAGCTACCCGGACGCCTGA
- a CDS encoding HTH domain-containing protein: protein MATNLPLPTRSDGETEGAVPSPLPEGVSVTLWLNELTAAAGGSRLARIQDRVAALDDAGVETTVREWPARATDPGDERDRAAIDAFDHYRAVAGQQDVRLDPFFRCRTTDDRGRAVVFPAACLVLERGAELTGLYPCRIDGEPVTVEDGLDAIGTGTAENLR from the coding sequence ATGGCCACGAACCTGCCACTGCCGACGAGAAGCGATGGGGAGACCGAGGGGGCGGTCCCGTCACCGCTCCCGGAGGGTGTCTCGGTGACGCTGTGGCTCAACGAACTGACGGCGGCCGCCGGTGGGTCGCGACTGGCCCGCATCCAGGACCGCGTCGCGGCGCTCGACGACGCGGGCGTCGAGACGACCGTCCGGGAGTGGCCGGCGCGGGCGACCGACCCCGGGGACGAGCGCGACCGGGCCGCCATCGACGCGTTCGACCACTACCGGGCCGTCGCCGGCCAGCAGGACGTCCGGCTCGACCCGTTCTTCAGGTGCCGGACGACCGACGACAGGGGCAGAGCGGTCGTCTTCCCCGCCGCCTGCCTCGTCCTCGAACGGGGGGCGGAGCTGACCGGCCTCTACCCCTGCCGCATCGACGGCGAACCGGTCACCGTCGAGGACGGACTGGACGCCATCGGGACGGGCACCGCCGAGAACCTCCGATAG
- a CDS encoding NYN domain-containing protein, with the protein MPPIHSSQRVAVLADSQNLYHTAHSLYSRNIDYTALLDGATLDRELVRAIAYVIRADSPAEEDFFDALRDIGFETKIKEIKTFGDGSKKADWDVGIVLDAITLAEHVDAIVLASGDGDFSRLCSHVRHQGTRVEVMSFGESTADELIDAADSFVDMSENEEKYLL; encoded by the coding sequence ATGCCCCCCATCCACAGCAGTCAGCGGGTCGCCGTGCTCGCGGACTCGCAGAACCTCTACCACACGGCACACAGCCTCTACTCGCGGAACATCGACTACACCGCCCTCCTCGACGGTGCTACGCTGGACCGCGAACTCGTGCGCGCCATCGCGTACGTCATCCGCGCGGACTCGCCGGCCGAGGAGGACTTCTTCGACGCCCTCCGCGACATCGGCTTCGAGACGAAGATCAAGGAGATCAAGACCTTCGGCGACGGCTCGAAGAAGGCCGACTGGGACGTGGGCATCGTGCTCGACGCCATCACGCTCGCCGAGCACGTCGACGCCATCGTGCTGGCCTCCGGCGACGGCGACTTCTCCCGGCTCTGCTCGCACGTCCGCCACCAGGGGACCCGCGTCGAGGTGATGAGCTTCGGCGAGTCCACCGCCGACGAACTCATCGACGCCGCCGACTCCTTCGTCGATATGAGCGAGAACGAGGAGAAATACCTGCTATAG
- a CDS encoding ABC transporter permease, translating into MNPFRRLAVQFPTLVLARRNLSRATARTVLAVVAIVIGVVAIGAIGAGGEAFKQDQLQAYEGFGGTATVDPVFYPEEDGEPDRTFTDAEIGRMRRASGGATVLPVVEPSGAFVRSPSGDPLLTVQVRGLGDPGAFYDAQAGTIPANWRRSIIVGSRVAADNDIQPGDRMTVLVDGEFERSFRVAAVLEPQGFADPLSADQTVFVPLAQFDDAEYGRAIVRVDPQVRSVDDAAAGIEAEFNDRRRTVAVSTVQDQREQFEQFFATVNQFLIGIGAISLLVAAVTIANTMLMSAIEREGEIGVFRAVGYPKRAVVSLLVAEATILGIVGSAIGAPIALGIGALVNGLLVGDPLAFTDAGLRYIGLGVAFGIVTALVAGIYPAWKAANRPPVEVLG; encoded by the coding sequence GTGAACCCGTTCCGCCGGCTCGCCGTCCAGTTCCCGACGCTGGTGCTGGCCCGGCGGAACCTCTCGCGGGCCACCGCACGGACGGTACTCGCGGTCGTGGCCATCGTCATCGGGGTGGTCGCCATCGGCGCCATCGGCGCCGGGGGCGAGGCGTTCAAGCAGGACCAGCTGCAGGCCTACGAGGGGTTCGGCGGGACCGCGACCGTCGACCCGGTGTTCTACCCCGAGGAGGACGGCGAACCGGACAGGACGTTCACCGACGCGGAGATCGGCCGGATGCGACGCGCCAGCGGCGGCGCCACGGTCCTCCCCGTCGTGGAGCCGTCGGGGGCGTTCGTCCGGTCGCCGTCGGGCGACCCGCTGCTGACGGTCCAGGTGCGTGGCCTGGGGGACCCGGGCGCGTTCTACGACGCGCAGGCCGGCACGATTCCGGCCAACTGGCGCCGGAGCATCATCGTCGGGAGCCGGGTCGCCGCCGACAACGACATCCAGCCGGGCGACCGGATGACGGTGCTCGTCGACGGCGAGTTCGAGCGCTCGTTCCGGGTCGCGGCGGTCCTCGAACCGCAGGGGTTCGCCGACCCGCTGAGCGCCGACCAGACGGTGTTCGTCCCCCTGGCGCAGTTCGACGACGCCGAGTACGGGCGCGCCATCGTCCGGGTCGACCCACAGGTCCGGTCGGTCGACGACGCGGCCGCCGGTATCGAGGCCGAGTTCAACGACCGTCGCCGGACCGTCGCTGTCAGCACCGTCCAGGACCAGCGTGAGCAGTTCGAGCAGTTCTTCGCCACCGTCAACCAGTTCCTCATCGGCATCGGCGCCATCTCGCTGCTCGTCGCGGCGGTCACCATCGCCAACACGATGCTGATGTCGGCCATCGAGCGCGAGGGGGAGATCGGCGTCTTCCGGGCGGTCGGCTACCCGAAGCGTGCGGTCGTCAGCCTGCTCGTCGCCGAGGCGACCATCCTCGGCATCGTGGGCTCGGCCATCGGCGCCCCCATCGCGCTCGGCATCGGCGCGCTCGTCAACGGGCTGCTCGTCGGCGACCCCCTGGCGTTCACCGACGCCGGCCTCCGGTACATCGGTCTCGGGGTCGCCTTCGGCATCGTCACCGCGCTCGTCGCGGGGATCTACCCGGCGTGGAAGGCGGCCAACCGCCCGCCCGTGGAGGTGCTCGGGTGA
- a CDS encoding spondin domain-containing protein, translating into MTDHDLMPTTRRGLLALGGAALGTTALAGPSFAGGDDNDGDDDDDDRGRGARSYRVTVANLTPGQPFTPPAVALHRPAVEVFSVGDPANEPTRQVAENGNLGPLVELIEATDAIRAAGVGDAPLVPASDPGDTGNPYYASLELSADASATHLTFLSMLVATNDGIVGLDTVPLPERVNASMTYYANGYDVGTEENTERFEDLVPPAQTLILGEGEGGTTESDPDLAEDGVIRPHPGITGDGDLDPAVYGWREPAGYLQVERLD; encoded by the coding sequence ATGACCGACCACGACCTGATGCCGACGACACGCCGGGGACTGCTCGCACTGGGCGGAGCGGCCCTCGGCACGACCGCACTCGCAGGACCGTCGTTCGCGGGGGGCGACGACAACGACGGCGATGACGATGACGACGACAGGGGCCGTGGGGCCCGCTCGTACCGCGTGACGGTGGCGAACCTGACCCCCGGGCAGCCGTTCACGCCGCCCGCCGTGGCGCTCCACCGCCCCGCGGTCGAGGTCTTCTCGGTCGGCGACCCGGCGAACGAGCCGACCCGGCAGGTCGCGGAGAACGGCAACCTCGGCCCGCTGGTGGAGCTGATAGAGGCGACCGACGCCATCCGGGCCGCCGGGGTCGGCGACGCGCCGCTCGTCCCGGCCTCGGACCCGGGCGACACCGGCAACCCGTACTACGCCAGCCTGGAGCTGTCCGCGGACGCCAGCGCCACCCACCTGACCTTCCTCTCGATGCTCGTCGCGACCAACGACGGCATCGTCGGGCTCGATACGGTCCCGCTCCCCGAGCGCGTCAACGCGTCGATGACCTACTACGCTAACGGCTACGACGTGGGGACCGAGGAGAACACCGAGCGCTTCGAGGACCTCGTCCCACCGGCGCAGACGCTCATCCTCGGCGAGGGCGAGGGCGGCACCACCGAGAGCGACCCCGACCTCGCCGAGGACGGCGTCATCCGCCCGCACCCGGGCATCACGGGCGACGGCGACCTCGACCCGGCGGTGTACGGCTGGCGCGAACCCGCCGGCTACCTGCAGGTCGAGCGCCTCGACTGA